The following are from one region of the Salvia splendens isolate huo1 chromosome 2, SspV2, whole genome shotgun sequence genome:
- the LOC121759180 gene encoding putative HVA22-like protein g, which produces MIGSFLTRALVLIFGYVYPAYECFKTVEMNKPDINQLRFWCQYWILVAGLTVCERIGDIFIGWVPMYGEAKLAFFIYLWFPKTKGTAYVYDSFFRPYVAKHETEIDRNLVELKLKAGDMAVSYWQKVATYGQTRIFDILQYIASQSPPPRPVQRVEKPTNGQPQPTSPASVASSSEQLDDSTDEAEPSQDSKAKTVPAVVLSEQKTTPTLPLTETAKSSTSSEMQVDSVPLAPKESAQPPTPQEVVMEDPVRVTRARSRRTRPPSSDSLDK; this is translated from the exons ATGATCGGATCTTTTCTCACTAGAGCACTTGT GCTGATATTTGGCTATGTCTATCCTGCATATGAATGCTTTAAAACTGTGGAGATGAATAAGCCTGACATAAACCAACTTCGGTTTTGGTGCCAGTATtg GATTTTGGTTGCTGGATTGACTGTGTGTGAAAGGATTGGTGATATTTTCATTGGCTG ggtTCCAATGTATGGTGAAGCTAAGTTGGCCTTCTTTATATACTTATGGTTTCCTAAAACAAAG GGAACTGCTTATGTGTACGACTCCTTCTTTAGACCATATGTTGCTAAGCATGAGACAGAAATTGATCGTAATTTGGTAGAGCTGAAATTAAAAGCTGGAGATATGGCTGTCTCATACTGGCAGAAGGTTGCAACCTATGGCCAGACTAGAATTTTTGATATTCTGCAGTATATTGCTTCGCAGTCGCCTCCACCTCGACCAGTTCAG AGAGTTGAGAAACCCACGAATGGACAACCACAACCCACATCTCCTGCTTCTGTTGCATCTTCAAGTGAGCAGTTAGACGACTCAACAGACGAAGCAGAGCCTTCCCAAGATTCAAAAGCTAAAACTGTGCCAGCGGTCGTCTTGAGTGAACAGAAAACAACTCCAACCTTACCCCTCACTGAGACGGCAAAATCTTCGACTTCCAGTGAAATGCAAGTTGATTCAGTCCCTCTGGCACCAAAGGAATCCGCCCAACCTCCTACTCCACAAGAAGTAGTCATGGAAGATCCTGTCCGAGTAACACGAGCTAGGTCTCGCAGAACACGCCCTCCATCGTCGGATAGCTTAGATAAGTAG
- the LOC121782495 gene encoding filament-like plant protein 4 isoform X2 yields MDIRSWPWKKKSSDKQAAEKTAATASESSTAASDISAAQIDKAKQENKKPKYVQISMESYTHLTGLEDEVKSYAEQVQTLEEEVKELNEKLSEADTEMIDKENLVKQHAKVAEEAVSGWEKAEAEAAALKNHLESVTLLKLTAEDRATHLDGALKECMREIQNLKEDHEQKLQELALNKAKLFDKMKLELEAKIGYLDQELMKAAAENAALSRSLQERSNMLIQINEEKSQANAEIELLKTEIESCEREVNSLKYELHIARKEVEIRNEEKNMSVRSAEAATKHHLEGVKKIAKLEAECQRLRGLVRKKLPGPAALAQMKLEVESLGQDYGDSRLRRSPVKPSTPHLSQLPDFSLDHAQKCLKENELLTERLLAMEEETKMLKEALAKRNSELQASRSICAQTASKLQNMEAQLEANGEQKNHHIYNPQVPIDSLSSQKASIPSSLTTMSEDGNYDNISCSGSWTAGMMSELSHLKKEKSMDSPQKSESANHADLMDDFLEMEKLAYQSNGTVSGADFAGNTVNEGSELVKCEASVEVATSADPRLGEHGLEPQAVSKEDANVVNLQPKADPQVFVKLQSKISGVLELVSNERDMEKIIKEVRQAMQDMHETLHHHSVNGFTEENCPSGIRPDQITEDTKMTATTETLVPRDASSSVDTFEAINEEVEVAIMQISDFITNLGKEVKTVTEARPDGEDGLNKKIDIFSAKYNEARKSYLNLNDFVLDVSDVLNKASELHLNAIGFRSSEVETGSSDCIDKIALPENKVVVESLGERYPDGCAHFSDSASDPDVPNDGNLVPISESTTTSWKCSLEEFEQLKMDKDSLAVDLARSLENFETSKSQLLETERLLAEVKSQLATAQKSNSLAETQLKCMAESYNSLETRSEELKTELNLLRGKIQNLEKELLDEKRSHEEALNRCKDLQDQLDRAGNCAAAETDERSGQEKELAAAAEKLAECQETIFLLGKQMQALRPQTDVRSPNNTRSQKVEASVEEEPTISGMNLQDSDAPDVDSAASLHLHRAGSESPMDIFNASFSPSDSDANNLLRSPVSSKPPSHRPTKSGSSSASTTPTPEKHARGFSRFFSSKAKNAS; encoded by the exons ATGGATATAAGGAGTtggccatggaagaagaaatcaTCTGATAAGCAGGCTGCTGAGAAAACAGCTGCCACTGCATCAGAGTCTTCTACAGCTGCTTCAGATATAAGTGCAGCTCAAATCGACAAG gcaaaacaagaaaataaaaagccCAAATATGTTCAAATTTCTATGGAATCATATACACATCTAACTGGATTGGAGGATGAAGTGAAGTCCTATGCCGAACAGGTGCAGACCTTAGAGGAGGAAGTGAAAGAACTCAATGAAAAGTTATCTGAAGCAGATACTGAAATGATTGATAAAGAAAATTTGGTCAAACAACATGCCAAAGTTGCTGAAGAAGCTGTGTCAG GTTGGGAGAAGGCTGAGGCTGAAGCTGCGGCACTGAAAAATCATCTGGAATCTGTCACACTGCTGAAGCTTACTGCTGAAGATCGGGCAACACATCTGGATGGTGCTCTCAAAGAATGTATGAGGGAGATACAGAATTTGAAGGAAGATCATGAACAAAAGTTGCAGGAACTTGCTCTTAACAAAGCAAAGTTGTTTGACAAGATGAAGTTAGAGCTTGAAGCAAAAATAGGTTATCTGGACCAAGAGTTAATGAAGGCTGCAGCTGAAAATGCTGCATTATCGAGGTCCTTGCAAGAGCGCTCTAACATGCTAATCCAGATTAATGAAGAGAAATCACAGGCTAATGCCGAGATAGAACTTTTGAAAACTGAAATTGAGTCTTGTGAAAGAGAAGTAAACTCACTCAAATATGAACTCCATATCGCTAGGAAAGAGGTGGAAATTCGCAATGAGGAGAAAAACATGAGTGTGCGGTCCGCCGAGGCAGCAACCAAACATCACCTGGAAGGTGTCAAGAAAATTGCTAAGCTTGAGGCGGAATGTCAAAGATTACGAGGCCTTGTTCGGAAGAAACTTCCTGGTCCAGCTGCACTAGCCCAAATGAAATTGGAAGTTGAGAGCTTGGGTCAAGACTATGGAGACTCTCGTTTAAGGAGATCTCCTGTGAAGCCTTCCACTCCACACTTGTCTCAGCTGCCGGACTTTTCACTCGACCATGCCCAGAAGTGCCTCAAAGAAAATGAGTTACTCACAGAACGGCTACTTGCAATGGAGGAAGAAACAAAAATGCTTAAAGAGGCATTGGCAAAGCGTAACAGTGAATTGCAAGCTTCTAGGAGTATCTGTGCTCAAACGGCTAGCAAGCTTCAAAATATGGAAGCACAACTAGAAGCTAATGGTGAACAGAAAAATCATCACATTTATAATCCTCAGGTTCCAATTGATAGTCTCAGTAGTCAGAAAGCCAGTATTCCATCAAGTTTGACCACTATGTCGGAAGATGGAAATTATGATAATATAAGCTGTTCTGGTTCATGGACTGCTGGAATGATGTCTGAGCTCTCACATCTGAAGAAGGAAAAGTCCATGGACAGTCCACAGAAATCTGAAAGTGCTAATCATGCTGACCTTATGGACGACTTCTTAGAGATGGAGAAGCTGGCCTATCAATCGAATGGAACGGTCTCAGGTGCAGACTTTGCAGGTAATACAGTCAATGAAGGATCTGAACTTGTAAAGTGTGAAGCTTCAGTTGAAGTGGCCACCAGTGCAGACCCTCGTTTAGGTGAGCATGGTTTGGAACCTCAAGCGGTTTCTAAAGAAGATGCAAATGTAGTAAATCTTCAACCTAAAGCAGACCCACAGGTCTTTGTGAAACTCCAGTCAAAGATATCCGGGGTTCTTGAATTAGTCTCTAATGAAAGGGACatggaaaaaataataaaggaaGTTAGACAAGCTATGCAGGACATGCATGAAACTTTACATCACCACTCGGTGAATGGTTTTACTGAGGAAAATTGTCCTTCTGGCATAAGACCTGATCAAATAACTGAGGATACCAAGATGACAGCCACAACTGAGACTTTGGTGCCTCGAGATGCTAGCTCATCCGTCGATACTTTTGAAGCCATTAATGAAGAAGTAGAAGTTGCCATTATGCAGATTTCTGACTTTATCACTAATCTTGGCAAAGAAGTGAAGACTGTCACGGAAGCAAGGCCTGATGGAGAAGATGggttgaataaaaaaattgatatattttctGCCAAATATAATGAAGCAAGGAAGAGTTATCTCAATCTGAATGATTTTGTTCTTGATGTTTCTGATGTATTGAACAAGGCAAGCGAGCTGCATCTGAATGCTATTGGATTTAGAAGTTCTGAAGTTGAAACTGGTAGCTCCGATTGTATTGACAAGATTGCCCTACCAGAGAACAAGGTTGTTGTGGAATCATTAGGAGAGAGGTATCCAGATGGGTGTGCACACTTCTCGGATTCTGCATCCGATCCAGATGTTCCTAATGATGGGAATCTTGTTCCAATCTCTGAATCAACAACCACTTCTTGGAAATGTTCACTGGAGGAGTTTGAACAATTGAAAATGGACAAGGATAGCCTGGCAGTTGATCTAGCTAGATCTTTGGAAAATTTTGAAACTTCCAAGTCTCAGTTGCTGGAGACAGAACGCCTTCTGGCTGAGGTTAAATCACAATTAGCAACAGCTCAGAAGTCCAACAGCCTGGCTGAGACACAGCTCAAATGCATGGCAGAATCCTACAATTCGCTTGAGACACGTTCTGAAGAATTGAAGACTGAGTTAAATCTTCTCCGAGGCAAAATACAAAATTTGGAGAAAGAGCTGCTAGACGAGAAAAGAAGTCACGAGGAGGCACTTAACAGATGCAAAGATCTTCAAGACCAGCTTGACAG GGCTGGTAATTGTGCAGCAGCTGAAACCGATGAGAGGTCTGGCCAG GAGAAGGAGTTGGCAGCCGCAGCAGAAAAGCTGGCAGAGTGTCAAGAAACCATATTCCTTCTAGGCAAGCAAATGCAAGCTCTACGTCCACAAACAGACGTGCGTTCCCCAAATAACACGAGGAGTCAAAAAGTCGAAGCCTCTGTCGAGGAAGAACCAACTATAAGTGGCATGAATTTGCAAGATTCTGATGCACCTGATGTAGACTCTGCTGCTTCCCTCCATTTGCACAGAGCTGGCTCAGAATCTCCCATGGATATATTTAATGCTTCTTTCAGTCCATCTGATTCCGACGCTAACAACTTATTGAGATCTCCGGTCAGCTCAAAACCACCAAGCCACCGCCCTACAAAGTCGGGCTCCTCTTCTGCGTCGACTACTCCTACACCAGAGAAACATGCTCGTGGATTTAGCAGATTCTTTTCGTCTAAAGCGAAGAACGCCTCTTAG
- the LOC121782509 gene encoding putative late blight resistance protein homolog R1A-10 isoform X1, protein MAAYGALVSVMQIIDQIHSHPHPPIPLHQRQVESLTATIHSLQDFLEGYSSRGGYTQEEDLWESRIAEAAYAAEDVIESYIVDQILARSTKHSSHEFYQGLQSVIEEMDSIKMEVTEIKKMGVKDQLHFIKSPANVSLPRSTQKVTMVGFDDVFYQMLEKITRGRLDRQIIPIAGMGEIGKTTLARNIYVSPFIKEHFDVCGWSTISQEYNAREILRKTLDQVDKDGKENREHLREDELGEQLYKYLIGRRYLVVMDDMWNTDAWDRVRRFFPDDQNGSRIVVTTRLSNLASQLNYSNSLDMKFLDEATSWNLFSKIVFGKEICPLELENVGKKILAVVEAFHY, encoded by the exons ATGGCTGCCTATGGAGCtctagtttctgtaatgcaaaTTATTGATCAAATTCACAGTCATCCCCATCCTCCTATTCCCCTCCACCAAAGACAGGTTGAATCTCTCACTGCAACAATTCATTCCCTGCAAGATTTTCTTGAAGGCTATTCTTCCCGTGGTGGCTACACTCAAGAAGAAGACTTATGGGAGAGTCGCATAGCAGAAGCAGCTTACGCTGCTGAAGATGTGATCGAGTCCTATATCGTGGATCAAATTCTTGCTCGATCTACAAAACATAGCTCCCATGAATTCTATCAAG GTCTGCAAAGTGTGATAGAAGAAATGGATTCGATCAAGATGGAGGTAACGGAGATTAAAAAGATGGGAGTTAAAGATCAGCTCCACTTCATAAAGTCTCCGGCTAATGTTAGCTTGCCTAGATCTACGCAGAAGGTCACCATGGTTGGTTTTGATGATGTCTTTTATCAAATGCTGGAGAAGATCACTAGAGGACGGCTTGATCGCCAAATTATCCCGATCGCTGGGATGGGTGAGATAGGCAAGACCACTCTTGCTCGAAATATCTATGTAAGTCCGTTTATCAAAGAACATTTTGATGTCTGTGGGTGGTCTACAATTTCTCAAGAGTATAATGCACGAGAAATTCTCAGAAAAACTCTTGATCAAGTAGATAAGGATGGCAAGGAGAACAGGGAACATTTGAGAGAAGATGAATTAGGAGAACAGTTGTACAAGTATTTAATAGGAAGGAGGTATTTGGTTGTGATGGATGATATGTGGAACACTGACGCATGGGACAGAGTTAGGAGGTTCTTCCCGGATGATCAAAATGGGAGTCGAATAGTAGTGACTACAAGGCTATCGAACTTGGCTTCTCAGCTTAACTACTCGAACAGtcttgatatgaaatttttggATGAGGCTACCAGTTGGAACCTATTCTCCAAAATTGTGTTTGGCAAAGAAATTTGTCCACTCGAGTTGGAGAATGTCGGAAAGAAGATTTTAGCGGTTGTAGAGGCCTTCCACTATTGA
- the LOC121782495 gene encoding filament-like plant protein 4 isoform X1 codes for MIKLGAVKKLRMDIRSWPWKKKSSDKQAAEKTAATASESSTAASDISAAQIDKAKQENKKPKYVQISMESYTHLTGLEDEVKSYAEQVQTLEEEVKELNEKLSEADTEMIDKENLVKQHAKVAEEAVSGWEKAEAEAAALKNHLESVTLLKLTAEDRATHLDGALKECMREIQNLKEDHEQKLQELALNKAKLFDKMKLELEAKIGYLDQELMKAAAENAALSRSLQERSNMLIQINEEKSQANAEIELLKTEIESCEREVNSLKYELHIARKEVEIRNEEKNMSVRSAEAATKHHLEGVKKIAKLEAECQRLRGLVRKKLPGPAALAQMKLEVESLGQDYGDSRLRRSPVKPSTPHLSQLPDFSLDHAQKCLKENELLTERLLAMEEETKMLKEALAKRNSELQASRSICAQTASKLQNMEAQLEANGEQKNHHIYNPQVPIDSLSSQKASIPSSLTTMSEDGNYDNISCSGSWTAGMMSELSHLKKEKSMDSPQKSESANHADLMDDFLEMEKLAYQSNGTVSGADFAGNTVNEGSELVKCEASVEVATSADPRLGEHGLEPQAVSKEDANVVNLQPKADPQVFVKLQSKISGVLELVSNERDMEKIIKEVRQAMQDMHETLHHHSVNGFTEENCPSGIRPDQITEDTKMTATTETLVPRDASSSVDTFEAINEEVEVAIMQISDFITNLGKEVKTVTEARPDGEDGLNKKIDIFSAKYNEARKSYLNLNDFVLDVSDVLNKASELHLNAIGFRSSEVETGSSDCIDKIALPENKVVVESLGERYPDGCAHFSDSASDPDVPNDGNLVPISESTTTSWKCSLEEFEQLKMDKDSLAVDLARSLENFETSKSQLLETERLLAEVKSQLATAQKSNSLAETQLKCMAESYNSLETRSEELKTELNLLRGKIQNLEKELLDEKRSHEEALNRCKDLQDQLDRAGNCAAAETDERSGQEKELAAAAEKLAECQETIFLLGKQMQALRPQTDVRSPNNTRSQKVEASVEEEPTISGMNLQDSDAPDVDSAASLHLHRAGSESPMDIFNASFSPSDSDANNLLRSPVSSKPPSHRPTKSGSSSASTTPTPEKHARGFSRFFSSKAKNAS; via the exons ATGATCAAGTTGGGGGCTGTAAAAAAA CTAAGGATGGATATAAGGAGTtggccatggaagaagaaatcaTCTGATAAGCAGGCTGCTGAGAAAACAGCTGCCACTGCATCAGAGTCTTCTACAGCTGCTTCAGATATAAGTGCAGCTCAAATCGACAAG gcaaaacaagaaaataaaaagccCAAATATGTTCAAATTTCTATGGAATCATATACACATCTAACTGGATTGGAGGATGAAGTGAAGTCCTATGCCGAACAGGTGCAGACCTTAGAGGAGGAAGTGAAAGAACTCAATGAAAAGTTATCTGAAGCAGATACTGAAATGATTGATAAAGAAAATTTGGTCAAACAACATGCCAAAGTTGCTGAAGAAGCTGTGTCAG GTTGGGAGAAGGCTGAGGCTGAAGCTGCGGCACTGAAAAATCATCTGGAATCTGTCACACTGCTGAAGCTTACTGCTGAAGATCGGGCAACACATCTGGATGGTGCTCTCAAAGAATGTATGAGGGAGATACAGAATTTGAAGGAAGATCATGAACAAAAGTTGCAGGAACTTGCTCTTAACAAAGCAAAGTTGTTTGACAAGATGAAGTTAGAGCTTGAAGCAAAAATAGGTTATCTGGACCAAGAGTTAATGAAGGCTGCAGCTGAAAATGCTGCATTATCGAGGTCCTTGCAAGAGCGCTCTAACATGCTAATCCAGATTAATGAAGAGAAATCACAGGCTAATGCCGAGATAGAACTTTTGAAAACTGAAATTGAGTCTTGTGAAAGAGAAGTAAACTCACTCAAATATGAACTCCATATCGCTAGGAAAGAGGTGGAAATTCGCAATGAGGAGAAAAACATGAGTGTGCGGTCCGCCGAGGCAGCAACCAAACATCACCTGGAAGGTGTCAAGAAAATTGCTAAGCTTGAGGCGGAATGTCAAAGATTACGAGGCCTTGTTCGGAAGAAACTTCCTGGTCCAGCTGCACTAGCCCAAATGAAATTGGAAGTTGAGAGCTTGGGTCAAGACTATGGAGACTCTCGTTTAAGGAGATCTCCTGTGAAGCCTTCCACTCCACACTTGTCTCAGCTGCCGGACTTTTCACTCGACCATGCCCAGAAGTGCCTCAAAGAAAATGAGTTACTCACAGAACGGCTACTTGCAATGGAGGAAGAAACAAAAATGCTTAAAGAGGCATTGGCAAAGCGTAACAGTGAATTGCAAGCTTCTAGGAGTATCTGTGCTCAAACGGCTAGCAAGCTTCAAAATATGGAAGCACAACTAGAAGCTAATGGTGAACAGAAAAATCATCACATTTATAATCCTCAGGTTCCAATTGATAGTCTCAGTAGTCAGAAAGCCAGTATTCCATCAAGTTTGACCACTATGTCGGAAGATGGAAATTATGATAATATAAGCTGTTCTGGTTCATGGACTGCTGGAATGATGTCTGAGCTCTCACATCTGAAGAAGGAAAAGTCCATGGACAGTCCACAGAAATCTGAAAGTGCTAATCATGCTGACCTTATGGACGACTTCTTAGAGATGGAGAAGCTGGCCTATCAATCGAATGGAACGGTCTCAGGTGCAGACTTTGCAGGTAATACAGTCAATGAAGGATCTGAACTTGTAAAGTGTGAAGCTTCAGTTGAAGTGGCCACCAGTGCAGACCCTCGTTTAGGTGAGCATGGTTTGGAACCTCAAGCGGTTTCTAAAGAAGATGCAAATGTAGTAAATCTTCAACCTAAAGCAGACCCACAGGTCTTTGTGAAACTCCAGTCAAAGATATCCGGGGTTCTTGAATTAGTCTCTAATGAAAGGGACatggaaaaaataataaaggaaGTTAGACAAGCTATGCAGGACATGCATGAAACTTTACATCACCACTCGGTGAATGGTTTTACTGAGGAAAATTGTCCTTCTGGCATAAGACCTGATCAAATAACTGAGGATACCAAGATGACAGCCACAACTGAGACTTTGGTGCCTCGAGATGCTAGCTCATCCGTCGATACTTTTGAAGCCATTAATGAAGAAGTAGAAGTTGCCATTATGCAGATTTCTGACTTTATCACTAATCTTGGCAAAGAAGTGAAGACTGTCACGGAAGCAAGGCCTGATGGAGAAGATGggttgaataaaaaaattgatatattttctGCCAAATATAATGAAGCAAGGAAGAGTTATCTCAATCTGAATGATTTTGTTCTTGATGTTTCTGATGTATTGAACAAGGCAAGCGAGCTGCATCTGAATGCTATTGGATTTAGAAGTTCTGAAGTTGAAACTGGTAGCTCCGATTGTATTGACAAGATTGCCCTACCAGAGAACAAGGTTGTTGTGGAATCATTAGGAGAGAGGTATCCAGATGGGTGTGCACACTTCTCGGATTCTGCATCCGATCCAGATGTTCCTAATGATGGGAATCTTGTTCCAATCTCTGAATCAACAACCACTTCTTGGAAATGTTCACTGGAGGAGTTTGAACAATTGAAAATGGACAAGGATAGCCTGGCAGTTGATCTAGCTAGATCTTTGGAAAATTTTGAAACTTCCAAGTCTCAGTTGCTGGAGACAGAACGCCTTCTGGCTGAGGTTAAATCACAATTAGCAACAGCTCAGAAGTCCAACAGCCTGGCTGAGACACAGCTCAAATGCATGGCAGAATCCTACAATTCGCTTGAGACACGTTCTGAAGAATTGAAGACTGAGTTAAATCTTCTCCGAGGCAAAATACAAAATTTGGAGAAAGAGCTGCTAGACGAGAAAAGAAGTCACGAGGAGGCACTTAACAGATGCAAAGATCTTCAAGACCAGCTTGACAG GGCTGGTAATTGTGCAGCAGCTGAAACCGATGAGAGGTCTGGCCAG GAGAAGGAGTTGGCAGCCGCAGCAGAAAAGCTGGCAGAGTGTCAAGAAACCATATTCCTTCTAGGCAAGCAAATGCAAGCTCTACGTCCACAAACAGACGTGCGTTCCCCAAATAACACGAGGAGTCAAAAAGTCGAAGCCTCTGTCGAGGAAGAACCAACTATAAGTGGCATGAATTTGCAAGATTCTGATGCACCTGATGTAGACTCTGCTGCTTCCCTCCATTTGCACAGAGCTGGCTCAGAATCTCCCATGGATATATTTAATGCTTCTTTCAGTCCATCTGATTCCGACGCTAACAACTTATTGAGATCTCCGGTCAGCTCAAAACCACCAAGCCACCGCCCTACAAAGTCGGGCTCCTCTTCTGCGTCGACTACTCCTACACCAGAGAAACATGCTCGTGGATTTAGCAGATTCTTTTCGTCTAAAGCGAAGAACGCCTCTTAG
- the LOC121771354 gene encoding 3-oxoacyl-[acyl-carrier-protein] synthase I, chloroplastic-like, translated as MQPIEDPVAFAVYLEVDSNCTCTGYRLRLMAEHNQMQKIDKIRGGVLVGTGMGDLQVFSDGVQALIEKGHRKITPFFIPYAITNMASALGRTK; from the exons ATGCAGCCAATTGAAGATCCGGTCGCGTTCGCTGTTTATTTGGAGGTTGATTCCAATTGCACCTGCACCGGGTATCGCCTACGACTCATGGCTGAGCACAATCAAATGCAGAAG ATTGATAAGATCCGAGGTGGTGTTCTGGTCGGGACGGGAATGGGTGATCTTCAAGTATTCTCTGATGGTGTCCAGGCTCTAATAGAGAAAGGCCACAGGAAAATAACTCCGTTTTTCATACCTTATGCTATAACAAACATGGCCTCTGCTTTGGGGCGCACCAAATAG
- the LOC121759189 gene encoding protein SPA, chloroplastic-like: MLAAPSASRLNSPFVYCPLKLSSPSPFPTKSLKTQRSPASYPYVRAADLDQNTIVAIAVGVVSVAVGIGIPVFYETQIDSAAKRENTQACFPCDGSGAQKCRFCMGTGSVSVELGGDEKEISRCINCDGAGSLTCTTCQGSGIQPRYLDRREFKDDD, translated from the exons ATGTTAGCTGCACCTTCTGCTTCTCGCCTCAACTCTCCATTTGTCTACTGCCCCCTAAAGCTCTCCTCACCATCCCCATTTCCAACTAAATCCCTCAAAACGCAGCGCTCTCCGGCTTCGTATCCATACGTCAGAGCAGCTGATCTCGATCAGAACACA ATAGTGGCGATTGCAGTTGGAGTGGTCAGTGTTGCAGTCGGGATAGGGATTCCTGTTTTCTACGAGACACAAATTGATAGTGCT GCCAAGAGAGAAAATACTCAGGCATGCTTCCCCTGTGATGGCTCCGGTGCTC AAAAATGTAGATTCTGCATGGGAACCGGCAGTGTGTCCGTTGAACTCGGTGGTGATGAGAAAGAAATCTCTCGGTGCATCAATTGTGACGGGGCTGGCTCATTGACATGCACCACATGCCAGGGCAGTGGCATTCAGCCTCGATACCTGGATCGTAG AGAATTTAAGGACGATGATTGA
- the LOC121768823 gene encoding auxin-responsive protein SAUR50-like, whose protein sequence is MAIRKSNKLTQRAMIKQIMRRCSSLGKKHGYENEEGLPLDVPKGHFVVYVGENRTRYIVPITVLNMPEFLSLLQQAEDEFGFDHDMGITIPCDDQVFESLMSFVR, encoded by the coding sequence ATGGCCATTAGAAAATCAAACAAGCTGACACAAAGAGCCATGATCAAGCAGATCATGAGGCGGTGCTCGAGCTTAGGGAAGAAGCACGGGTACGAGAACGAGGAAGGGCTGCCGTTGGACGTGCCAAAGGGGCATTTCGTGGTGTACGTGGGCGAGAACAGGACCAGATACATCGTTCCTATTACGGTTCTCAACATGCCCGAATTCCTGAGCCTGCTTCAACAAGCTGAAGACGAGTTCGGATTCGATCACGACATGGGCATCACTATTCCATGCGATGATCAAGTATTCGAGTCTCTAATGTCATTCGTTagatag